Proteins from a genomic interval of Microbacterium abyssi:
- a CDS encoding SPW repeat domain-containing protein, translated as MRFIPTKVHGVLDYLVGIALIAAPWIFGFASVGGAAVVIPIVLGIGLIVYSLFTKYEWGPFGFIPMPVHLVFDIVASLFLALSPWIFGFAGEALNVWLPHVVVGITVIIVVLFSKPQPETTRTARA; from the coding sequence ATGCGTTTCATCCCCACCAAGGTCCACGGAGTCCTCGACTATCTGGTCGGCATCGCCCTGATCGCCGCGCCTTGGATCTTCGGGTTCGCCAGTGTCGGCGGCGCCGCCGTCGTGATCCCGATCGTGCTCGGCATCGGGCTGATCGTCTACAGCCTCTTCACGAAGTACGAATGGGGTCCCTTCGGGTTCATCCCGATGCCGGTGCACCTCGTGTTCGACATCGTCGCGAGCCTGTTCCTCGCGCTGTCGCCCTGGATCTTCGGCTTCGCCGGCGAGGCCCTGAACGTCTGGCTGCCCCACGTCGTCGTGGGCATCACGGTGATCATCGTGGTGCTGTTCTCGAAGCCGCAGCCGGAGACCACCAGGACCGCTCGAGCCTGA
- a CDS encoding DUF1611 domain-containing protein, whose protein sequence is MYAHPLSPALPAGSTAIVYCEAQFGEQDGKTANGLVRHSEKYEILSVIDSRHAGADAGSFLDGSANGIPILASLPEAIAHAGRTPDYLICGVAPADGLLSDAQRVVLLDGIARGMHIINGLHEFLNDDAEFAAAAVLGSVTITDVRRPREKKDLHLFSGRIFDVTCPRIAILGTDGAIGKRTTATLLVKALNDRGIRAVMVGTGQTTIIQGGRYGVALDALVPQFCSGEVENQVVAAFEGEDPAIIIVEGQGALSHPAYLTSAHILRGSRPEGVIVQHAPGRQVLGDFPMMPMPSVADEVALIEAFADTRVIGVTVNHENLTDEQLAEAIDEIELELAVPATDPLTRPSAELVEMVLQAFPALSASLVPRSA, encoded by the coding sequence TTGTACGCGCACCCCCTTTCCCCCGCCCTGCCTGCCGGTTCCACAGCGATCGTGTACTGCGAGGCGCAGTTCGGCGAGCAGGACGGCAAGACCGCCAACGGCCTCGTCCGCCACTCCGAGAAGTACGAGATCCTCAGCGTGATCGACAGCCGGCATGCGGGCGCCGATGCGGGATCGTTCCTGGACGGCAGCGCCAACGGCATCCCGATCCTCGCGAGCCTTCCCGAGGCGATCGCGCACGCCGGGCGGACACCGGACTATTTGATCTGCGGCGTGGCCCCGGCGGACGGGCTGCTCTCCGATGCGCAGCGCGTCGTGCTTCTCGATGGCATCGCACGCGGCATGCACATCATCAACGGCCTGCACGAGTTCCTCAACGACGATGCGGAGTTCGCGGCGGCAGCCGTCCTCGGCTCGGTCACGATCACCGACGTGCGCCGTCCGAGGGAGAAGAAGGATCTCCACCTGTTCTCCGGGCGCATCTTCGACGTGACGTGTCCGCGGATCGCCATCCTCGGCACCGACGGAGCGATCGGCAAGCGCACCACGGCGACACTTCTCGTCAAGGCGCTGAATGATCGCGGCATCCGGGCCGTCATGGTCGGCACCGGGCAGACCACGATCATCCAGGGCGGCCGCTACGGCGTCGCATTGGATGCCCTCGTGCCGCAGTTCTGCTCCGGAGAGGTCGAGAACCAGGTCGTCGCGGCGTTCGAGGGCGAGGATCCCGCCATCATCATCGTTGAGGGCCAGGGTGCACTCAGCCACCCCGCCTATCTCACCTCAGCGCACATCCTGCGCGGGAGCCGGCCAGAGGGCGTGATCGTCCAGCACGCACCAGGGCGGCAGGTGCTCGGAGACTTCCCGATGATGCCCATGCCGAGCGTCGCCGACGAGGTCGCCCTCATCGAAGCGTTCGCCGACACCAGGGTGATCGGAGTGACCGTCAACCACGAGAATCTCACCGACGAGCAGTTGGCTGAGGCGATCGACGAGATCGAACTCGAACTCGCCGTCCCGGCGACGGACCCGCTGACGCGCCCGTCCGCCGAACTCGTCGAGATGGTGCTGCAGGCGTTCCCCGCACTCTCGGCCTCCCTCGTGCCCCGGAGCGCCTGA
- a CDS encoding type II toxin-antitoxin system PemK/MazF family toxin produces MSSSKSILRRLADIVFASLTTRTPRTPHQEPGRSAASGQFGEPGRTQGSKTVRIDPGGIGELHVDYSPKRDGAPDSGEVIWTWVPYEENDGRGKDRPVLVIGRHSADRVFAVRMTSKAHDRDRDYLPIGSGGWDSQGRPSWVDIEQLYSVHVDGMRREAAILDRTRYDHVADALVSRYGWATRS; encoded by the coding sequence GTGAGTTCCTCCAAGAGCATCCTCCGTCGGCTGGCTGACATCGTCTTCGCGTCACTGACGACCAGAACGCCCCGGACTCCGCACCAAGAGCCGGGGCGTTCTGCTGCATCGGGGCAGTTCGGCGAGCCGGGCCGCACGCAGGGGAGTAAGACGGTGAGGATCGACCCTGGCGGCATCGGCGAGCTCCACGTCGACTACTCGCCGAAGAGGGACGGCGCGCCGGACTCCGGAGAGGTGATCTGGACGTGGGTGCCCTACGAGGAGAACGACGGCCGCGGAAAGGACCGGCCGGTGCTCGTGATCGGACGCCATTCCGCGGACCGGGTGTTCGCCGTTCGGATGACGAGCAAGGCGCACGATCGGGACCGCGATTACCTGCCGATCGGCAGCGGAGGTTGGGACTCGCAGGGGCGCCCGTCCTGGGTCGACATCGAGCAGCTGTACAGCGTGCACGTCGATGGCATGCGGCGCGAGGCGGCGATCCTCGACCGCACGCGGTACGACCACGTGGCCGATGCGCTCGTCAGTCGGTACGGCTGGGCGACGCGCAGCTGA
- a CDS encoding ammonium transporter, whose product MDAPGNISWGITATALVLLMTPGVAFFYGGLVKAKSVVSMMMMSFGSIGLVAVLWILFGFSMSAVESPTAFAGNPFADFGLGSLAAGEGSNVALLGVAYGATFAIITIALISGAIADRAKFGSWLIFAGVFATVGYFPIAAWVWGGGWVMNLGTTLFGEDSGIAVIDYAGGTAVHINAGAAALALALVLGKRIGFQKGILKPHNVPLTLLGAALLWFGWFGFNAGAEWLAEDMGGVGLIGLNTLGATAASILGWILIEKIKDGKPTSVGAASGAVAGLVAITPACANLTPGWSLLLGALAGVICALAVELKFRLGFDDSLDVVGIHLVGGLLGTIYLGFFATETGLFVGGDARQLAVQVIAALGVLIYAFVVAFIIGWVIQKTIGFRITNEDEIAGVDSVVHGEEGYALVDA is encoded by the coding sequence ATGGATGCTCCCGGCAACATCTCGTGGGGTATTACCGCCACGGCGCTCGTGCTCCTCATGACACCAGGCGTCGCCTTCTTCTACGGCGGACTCGTCAAGGCCAAGAGTGTCGTCAGCATGATGATGATGAGCTTCGGCTCGATCGGCCTCGTCGCCGTGCTGTGGATCCTGTTCGGCTTCTCGATGAGCGCGGTGGAGAGTCCGACGGCCTTCGCGGGCAACCCGTTCGCGGACTTCGGCCTCGGCTCGCTCGCCGCTGGTGAGGGATCGAACGTCGCCCTGCTCGGTGTCGCGTACGGTGCGACGTTCGCGATCATCACCATTGCCCTGATCTCCGGTGCGATCGCGGATCGTGCGAAGTTCGGCAGCTGGCTGATCTTCGCCGGTGTCTTCGCGACCGTCGGCTACTTCCCGATCGCCGCTTGGGTGTGGGGCGGCGGCTGGGTCATGAACCTCGGCACGACGCTGTTCGGTGAGGACAGCGGCATCGCCGTCATCGACTATGCCGGCGGTACCGCCGTGCACATCAACGCCGGTGCGGCCGCTCTCGCCCTGGCACTCGTCCTCGGCAAGCGCATCGGCTTCCAGAAAGGCATCCTCAAGCCGCACAACGTGCCGCTGACGCTGCTCGGTGCAGCTCTCCTCTGGTTCGGCTGGTTCGGATTCAACGCCGGCGCCGAGTGGCTCGCCGAGGACATGGGCGGTGTGGGCCTGATCGGGCTGAACACGCTGGGCGCGACGGCCGCGTCGATCCTCGGCTGGATTCTGATCGAGAAGATCAAAGACGGCAAGCCCACCTCCGTCGGTGCGGCGTCGGGTGCGGTCGCCGGTCTTGTGGCTATCACCCCGGCCTGCGCGAACCTCACTCCCGGCTGGTCGCTGCTGCTCGGCGCCCTGGCCGGTGTGATCTGCGCGCTCGCCGTGGAGCTGAAGTTCCGCCTCGGGTTCGACGACTCGCTCGACGTCGTCGGCATCCACCTCGTCGGCGGGCTGCTCGGCACGATCTACCTCGGCTTCTTCGCCACTGAGACCGGCCTGTTCGTCGGCGGCGACGCCCGCCAGCTCGCCGTTCAGGTGATCGCAGCCCTCGGAGTGCTGATCTACGCGTTCGTCGTCGCCTTCATCATCGGCTGGGTGATCCAGAAGACGATCGGCTTCCGGATCACGAACGAGGACGAGATCGCCGGCGTCGACTCCGTCGTGCACGGCGAGGAGGGATACGCGCTCGTCGATGCATGA
- the zapE gene encoding cell division protein ZapE, with translation MTDTNSQNVAHLTAREPVVTGPEMLASLVPPPQFDGATFESYRSDDAYPSQAEAKELLQRFAGRGAPAKRGGLFSRAKKEPAVKPGVYLDGGFGVGKTHLLASIYHAMPARRKYFGSFIEYTALVGALGYKNTVDLLRGSDLLCIDEFELDDPGDTMVMTRLLGELVSSGTKLAATSNTPPNALGEGRFAAQDFLREIHAMSDSFETIRIDGVDFRQRALDGKAVVLDETAYERELAAAEGTASDDVFGDVVRHLAKVHPSRYIRLIDGISLVGLRDVHVLTDQSEALRFVAFVDRVYDAQVPIIATGVSLDQVFAEEMLGGGYRKKYLRAISRLNALTHSAQLQSAP, from the coding sequence ATGACCGACACGAACAGCCAGAACGTCGCGCATCTGACCGCGCGCGAGCCCGTGGTCACCGGCCCCGAGATGCTGGCGAGCCTCGTTCCTCCACCGCAGTTCGACGGTGCGACCTTCGAGAGCTATCGATCGGATGACGCCTACCCCTCGCAGGCGGAGGCGAAGGAGCTGCTGCAGCGGTTCGCCGGTCGCGGAGCGCCGGCCAAGCGCGGCGGGCTGTTCAGCCGAGCGAAGAAGGAGCCCGCGGTCAAGCCCGGCGTCTACCTCGACGGCGGGTTCGGCGTCGGCAAGACCCATCTGCTCGCCTCGATCTACCACGCCATGCCCGCCCGCCGGAAGTACTTCGGCTCGTTCATCGAGTACACCGCGCTCGTGGGCGCACTCGGTTATAAGAACACCGTCGACCTGCTGCGCGGTTCCGATCTGCTGTGCATCGATGAGTTCGAGCTCGACGATCCGGGCGACACGATGGTGATGACGAGGCTGCTCGGGGAGCTGGTCTCGTCCGGGACGAAGCTCGCAGCGACCTCCAACACTCCGCCGAACGCACTCGGCGAGGGACGATTCGCGGCCCAGGACTTCCTCCGCGAGATCCACGCGATGTCGGACAGCTTCGAGACGATCCGCATCGACGGCGTCGACTTCCGGCAGCGCGCCCTCGACGGCAAGGCCGTGGTGCTCGACGAGACCGCGTACGAGCGTGAGCTCGCAGCGGCGGAGGGCACAGCATCCGATGATGTGTTCGGCGATGTCGTCCGTCACCTCGCCAAGGTGCACCCGTCGCGCTACATCCGCCTGATCGACGGGATCTCCCTGGTGGGGCTGCGCGACGTCCACGTGCTCACCGATCAGTCCGAGGCGCTGCGATTCGTCGCGTTCGTCGACCGCGTGTACGACGCGCAGGTTCCGATCATCGCCACCGGGGTGAGCCTCGATCAGGTGTTCGCCGAGGAGATGCTCGGCGGCGGATACCGCAAGAAGTACCTGCGCGCCATATCCCGCCTCAATGCACTGACGCATTCAGCGCAGCTGCAAAGCGCGCCGTAA
- a CDS encoding sulfurtransferase has product MSVEFDTSVPKFAEYSEPGRLVSTEWLAAHLGQPGLIVVESDEDVLLYETGHIPGAVKVDWHTELNDPVVRDYVDGEGFAALLSRKGISRDDTVVIYGDKNNWWAAYALWVFSLFGHEDVRLLDGGRDRWISEGREITTAAPIPTPTDYPVVQRDDSVLRAYKDDVVAFIGSGPLIDVRSAEEYSGERTTAPAYPEESTLRAGHIPTAQSVPWAKAVADDGGFRPRAELDAIYRDGAGIADGDDIVAYCRIGERSSHTWFVLKHLLGFDKVRNYDGSWTEWGSAVRVPIVTGAEPGSR; this is encoded by the coding sequence ATGTCCGTCGAGTTCGACACGTCCGTCCCGAAGTTCGCCGAGTACTCCGAGCCCGGCCGCCTCGTCAGCACCGAGTGGCTCGCCGCGCACCTGGGACAGCCCGGGCTGATCGTGGTCGAGTCCGACGAGGACGTGCTGCTCTACGAGACCGGCCACATCCCCGGCGCCGTGAAGGTCGACTGGCACACCGAACTCAACGACCCGGTCGTGCGCGATTACGTCGACGGCGAGGGGTTCGCCGCGCTACTCAGCCGCAAGGGCATATCGCGCGACGACACCGTCGTCATCTACGGCGACAAGAACAACTGGTGGGCGGCGTACGCCCTGTGGGTGTTCTCGCTGTTCGGCCACGAGGACGTGCGCCTGCTCGACGGCGGACGCGACCGCTGGATCTCCGAGGGCCGCGAGATCACCACCGCCGCGCCCATTCCCACTCCGACCGACTACCCGGTCGTCCAGCGCGACGATTCCGTCCTCCGCGCCTACAAGGACGACGTCGTCGCCTTCATCGGCTCCGGCCCCCTCATCGACGTGCGCTCCGCCGAGGAGTACAGCGGTGAGCGCACGACCGCGCCCGCGTACCCCGAGGAGAGCACGCTGCGCGCCGGGCACATCCCCACCGCGCAGAGCGTGCCGTGGGCGAAGGCGGTCGCGGACGACGGCGGTTTCAGGCCGCGCGCCGAGCTCGACGCCATCTACCGCGACGGCGCCGGCATCGCCGACGGCGACGACATCGTCGCGTACTGCCGCATCGGCGAGCGATCCAGCCACACCTGGTTCGTCCTCAAGCACCTGCTCGGCTTCGACAAGGTGCGCAACTACGACGGCTCGTGGACGGAATGGGGCAGTGCCGTGCGGGTGCCGATCGTCACGGGGGCAGAGCCCGGCTCGCGCTGA
- a CDS encoding SufE family protein: MSTTHVPDTLAEIRDDFLELPEAERLQLLLEFSNELPEVSDEVANHPEMCERVAECQSPVYIYVEVQGDVVTMHATAPPEAPTTRGFASILAQGITGLTADAVLAIPDDYPQSIGLTRAVSPLRIAGMTGMLMRVKRQVSQKR; this comes from the coding sequence ATGAGCACTACGCACGTTCCCGATACTCTCGCGGAGATCCGCGACGACTTCCTCGAGCTTCCCGAAGCCGAGCGGCTCCAGCTGCTGCTGGAGTTCTCGAACGAGCTCCCGGAGGTCTCGGACGAGGTCGCGAACCACCCCGAGATGTGCGAACGGGTGGCGGAGTGCCAGTCGCCCGTCTACATCTACGTCGAGGTGCAGGGCGACGTCGTGACGATGCACGCGACGGCGCCGCCGGAGGCTCCGACCACTCGCGGCTTCGCCAGCATCCTCGCGCAAGGCATCACCGGCCTGACCGCAGACGCGGTTCTCGCCATCCCTGATGACTACCCGCAGTCCATCGGTCTCACGCGTGCGGTGTCGCCGCTGCGCATCGCGGGCATGACCGGGATGCTGATGCGCGTGAAGCGCCAGGTGAGTCAGAAGCGCTGA
- a CDS encoding alpha/beta hydrolase family protein encodes MKSLRHAVALLLPALIALLTGAALLVFSIGRRVVTPRARIADTEILAVDTGAQTIELTRTPDTELPGRYGLFTTGTYGYVKLGAVLSADATRVRRKLLTKIEPGAKIDRPAGFSGWYYSSPTELHLPWEPVLIGSPAGPCPAWLFPAESSTWVIQVHGRGVTRAECLRAVPVFHAMGLPNLVVSYRNDGEAPRSRGGSYALGASEWRDVDAAIAYALRHGAMRVLLMGWSMGGAIALQTALSSGNRQAIAGVVLDSPVVDWRTVLKFQAHESGIRDPLPALAMNALSSPLTARLSGSEDAIPFDRLDIVARADELTVPILVLHSDDDGFVPSDASHALAEARPDLVTMPRFTVARHTKIWNYDQIGWTAAITDWMSAHGFSAAE; translated from the coding sequence ATGAAGAGTCTCAGGCACGCCGTTGCGCTGCTGCTGCCCGCGTTGATCGCGCTGCTCACCGGGGCGGCACTGCTGGTGTTCTCGATCGGCCGGCGCGTGGTCACGCCCAGGGCGAGGATCGCGGACACCGAGATCCTCGCGGTCGACACAGGGGCGCAGACCATCGAGCTGACGAGGACGCCCGACACCGAACTGCCCGGCCGCTACGGACTGTTCACCACCGGCACCTACGGTTACGTGAAACTCGGCGCGGTGCTGAGCGCTGATGCAACGCGAGTGCGGCGCAAGCTGCTGACCAAGATCGAGCCCGGAGCGAAGATCGACCGGCCGGCGGGATTCAGCGGATGGTACTACTCCTCGCCCACCGAACTGCACCTGCCTTGGGAGCCGGTGCTGATCGGCTCGCCGGCCGGCCCGTGCCCCGCCTGGCTCTTCCCCGCGGAGTCCTCGACCTGGGTCATCCAGGTGCACGGACGCGGTGTCACGCGAGCCGAGTGCCTGCGTGCGGTCCCGGTGTTCCACGCGATGGGGCTGCCGAACCTCGTCGTCTCGTACCGCAACGACGGCGAGGCCCCGCGCAGCCGCGGCGGGTCGTACGCGCTGGGCGCCTCGGAATGGCGCGACGTGGATGCCGCGATCGCCTACGCCCTGCGCCACGGCGCTATGCGCGTGCTGCTGATGGGGTGGTCGATGGGCGGCGCGATCGCGCTTCAGACTGCCCTATCCTCGGGCAATCGGCAGGCGATCGCCGGCGTCGTGCTCGATTCGCCCGTCGTCGACTGGCGGACGGTGCTGAAGTTCCAGGCGCACGAATCCGGCATCCGCGATCCCCTTCCCGCACTCGCGATGAATGCGCTGTCGTCGCCGCTGACAGCACGGCTCAGCGGTTCGGAGGACGCGATCCCGTTCGATCGTCTCGACATCGTGGCGAGGGCCGATGAGCTGACGGTCCCCATCCTCGTGCTGCACAGCGACGACGACGGCTTCGTCCCCTCCGACGCGTCGCATGCTCTGGCCGAGGCGCGGCCGGACCTCGTCACGATGCCGCGCTTCACTGTCGCCAGGCACACCAAGATCTGGAACTACGACCAGATCGGCTGGACGGCCGCGATCACCGACTGGATGAGCGCGCACGGCTTCAGCGCCGCCGAGTGA
- a CDS encoding DUF3000 domain-containing protein yields MSAHPDAGAQFARVADELRKTAFRADIVVREIPAPQGLAPFSVALAADVRPDDHGDSIYGTGRFVLLHDPDEPGAWGGPWRIVAFAQAPLEPEIGTDPLLADVTWSWLVDALDSRDAGYHSASGTSTKTISKGFGSLAAEGDGAQIELRSSWTPEEPFRPHVEAWAELVGMLAGLPPGSENIAVFGARKAGRD; encoded by the coding sequence GTGAGCGCACACCCCGACGCCGGAGCGCAGTTCGCACGCGTTGCCGACGAACTGCGTAAGACGGCGTTCAGAGCCGACATCGTGGTGCGCGAGATCCCCGCACCGCAGGGTCTCGCACCGTTCTCGGTCGCGCTCGCCGCTGATGTCCGCCCTGACGATCACGGCGACTCGATCTACGGCACAGGACGCTTCGTCCTCCTGCACGATCCCGATGAGCCGGGCGCATGGGGAGGACCCTGGCGGATCGTCGCGTTTGCGCAGGCGCCGCTGGAGCCCGAGATCGGCACCGATCCCCTGCTCGCCGACGTCACGTGGTCCTGGCTCGTGGACGCCCTCGATTCCCGCGACGCCGGCTATCACTCGGCTTCAGGTACGTCGACGAAGACCATCTCGAAGGGCTTCGGCTCACTCGCTGCGGAAGGCGATGGCGCGCAGATCGAACTACGCTCTTCTTGGACGCCGGAAGAGCCTTTCCGGCCGCACGTGGAAGCATGGGCCGAACTCGTCGGCATGCTGGCCGGTCTCCCGCCCGGCTCCGAGAACATCGCCGTGTTCGGCGCGCGAAAGGCAGGTCGTGACTGA
- a CDS encoding ribonuclease D codes for MTEYSVIDDFPRFEEACRTLAAGTGAVAVDVERASGFRYSQRAYLVQVFRRDAGVFLFDPPALGDFSPLQAAIGDVEWVFHAASQDLPSLRELGLEPVTLFDTELAARLLGHERVGLAAVVEDTIGVALKKEHSAADWSTRPLPAAWLDYAALDVLHLVDVRDRIAAELEEQGKTEFAAQEFAATLAQPPRPPREDPWRRLSGLHQVKGARNLAVARSLWEAREEYAQQQDTSPGRLVPDRSLVAAVLANPQSKQALAGVQAFNGRASRTELDRWWAAIVRGRDSTTLPRERVPSDALPPARAWSDRNPEADARLKLARPAVEETAEALNMPTENLLKPESLRRIAWAPPALTADAVSEALAALGARPWQIEQTAQKILDAFVEAVQSADPAVASES; via the coding sequence GTGACTGAGTACTCCGTCATCGACGATTTCCCCCGATTCGAAGAAGCATGCCGCACCCTCGCCGCGGGCACCGGTGCCGTGGCCGTCGATGTGGAGCGCGCCTCGGGGTTCCGCTACTCGCAGAGGGCCTATCTGGTCCAGGTGTTCCGACGCGATGCCGGTGTGTTCCTGTTCGACCCGCCGGCCCTCGGTGATTTCTCGCCCCTGCAGGCGGCGATCGGTGATGTCGAGTGGGTCTTCCACGCCGCCAGCCAGGATCTGCCGTCGCTGCGCGAGCTCGGGCTGGAACCGGTGACCCTGTTCGACACCGAGCTGGCCGCACGTCTGCTCGGTCATGAGCGAGTCGGGCTCGCCGCCGTCGTCGAGGACACCATCGGGGTCGCGCTGAAGAAGGAGCACTCGGCGGCCGACTGGTCGACCCGCCCGTTGCCTGCGGCGTGGCTCGATTACGCGGCCCTCGATGTCCTGCACCTCGTCGACGTGCGCGACAGGATCGCCGCCGAGCTCGAGGAGCAGGGAAAGACCGAGTTCGCGGCCCAGGAGTTCGCGGCTACGCTCGCGCAGCCGCCACGCCCGCCGCGCGAGGATCCCTGGCGGCGTCTGAGCGGCCTGCACCAGGTGAAGGGCGCTCGCAATCTCGCCGTCGCGCGTTCGCTGTGGGAGGCACGCGAGGAATACGCGCAGCAGCAGGACACCTCCCCCGGCAGGCTCGTGCCGGATCGGTCGCTCGTCGCGGCCGTGCTGGCGAATCCGCAGTCCAAACAGGCGCTGGCCGGTGTGCAGGCGTTCAACGGACGCGCGAGCCGCACCGAGCTCGACCGCTGGTGGGCGGCGATCGTCCGCGGGCGCGACAGCACGACGCTGCCTCGTGAACGGGTGCCGAGCGATGCGCTGCCGCCCGCGCGTGCGTGGTCCGATCGCAACCCCGAGGCGGACGCGCGTCTCAAGCTCGCCCGCCCCGCCGTCGAAGAGACGGCGGAGGCGCTGAACATGCCGACCGAGAATCTCCTGAAGCCGGAGTCTCTGCGCCGGATCGCCTGGGCTCCCCCGGCTCTGACGGCGGATGCCGTATCCGAAGCCCTGGCCGCGCTCGGGGCGCGTCCGTGGCAGATTGAGCAGACTGCACAGAAGATCCTGGATGCCTTTGTAGAAGCCGTGCAATCGGCCGACCCGGCCGTCGCTTCGGAATCGTAG
- a CDS encoding thiolase family protein, with the protein MAEISDVYFVDGMRTPFGRAGEKGMYWNTRADDLAVKATIGLMERNATVPADRIDDVAIAATSQTGDQGLTLGRSVAILAGLPNTVPGLAVERMCAGAMTSVTTMAASIGIGMYDFALAGGVEHMGHHPIGGNADPNPRFVAEKMVDPGALNMGVTAERIFDRFPHLTKERSDRFGMLSQHKVQAAYDAGKIQPDLVPVAVKDATGAWGLATEDEGRRPHTTMEDLAGLKTPFRPHGRVTAGTSSPLTDGATMSLLAGGGAVKEFGLQPKMKLVSFAFAGVQPEIMGIGPIPSTEKALKKAGLKISDIGLFELNEAFAIQVISLLDHFGIADDDPRVNQWGGAIAVGHPLAASGVRLMIQLAAQFAERPDVRYGLTAMCVGLGQGGSVIWENPFYDGKKRK; encoded by the coding sequence GTGGCCGAGATCTCGGACGTCTACTTCGTCGATGGCATGCGCACACCCTTCGGGCGCGCCGGCGAAAAGGGCATGTACTGGAACACCCGCGCGGATGACCTCGCTGTGAAGGCGACGATCGGCCTCATGGAGCGCAACGCCACCGTTCCCGCGGACCGCATCGATGATGTCGCAATCGCCGCGACGTCGCAGACCGGTGACCAGGGGCTCACGCTCGGTCGCTCGGTCGCGATCCTCGCAGGCCTCCCCAACACCGTCCCCGGTCTCGCCGTGGAGCGCATGTGCGCCGGCGCGATGACCAGCGTGACGACCATGGCCGCGTCGATCGGCATCGGCATGTACGACTTCGCCCTCGCCGGCGGTGTCGAGCACATGGGCCACCACCCGATCGGGGGCAACGCCGACCCGAACCCGCGCTTCGTCGCAGAGAAGATGGTCGACCCCGGCGCGCTCAACATGGGCGTCACCGCCGAGCGCATCTTCGACCGGTTCCCGCACCTCACCAAGGAGCGCTCCGACCGCTTCGGCATGCTGAGCCAGCACAAGGTGCAGGCGGCCTACGACGCGGGCAAGATCCAGCCCGACCTCGTTCCGGTCGCGGTGAAGGATGCCACCGGCGCGTGGGGCCTCGCCACCGAGGACGAGGGTCGTCGCCCGCACACGACGATGGAGGACCTCGCAGGTCTCAAGACGCCGTTCCGCCCGCACGGACGCGTGACCGCAGGCACCTCGTCGCCGCTCACCGACGGCGCGACGATGTCGCTGCTCGCCGGCGGCGGCGCGGTGAAGGAGTTCGGCCTGCAGCCCAAGATGAAGCTCGTCTCGTTCGCGTTCGCGGGCGTGCAGCCCGAGATCATGGGCATCGGTCCGATCCCGTCGACCGAGAAGGCGCTGAAGAAAGCCGGGCTGAAGATCTCCGACATCGGCCTGTTCGAGCTGAACGAGGCGTTCGCGATCCAGGTGATCTCGCTGCTCGATCACTTCGGCATCGCCGACGATGACCCGCGCGTCAACCAGTGGGGCGGTGCGATCGCGGTCGGGCATCCGCTCGCGGCATCCGGTGTCCGCCTGATGATCCAGCTCGCCGCGCAGTTCGCCGAGCGCCCCGACGTCCGCTACGGCCTCACGGCCATGTGCGTGGGTCTCGGCCAGGGCGGCTCGGTCATCTGGGAGAACCCGTTCTACGACGGCAAGAAGCGGAAGTGA